Below is a window of Desulfovibrionales bacterium DNA.
TCTGGGCAAACAATAGCCGGGAAAGAGAGGCCGAGATCAACCGGAAATCCCAGCTTTTTGTACAGACTATGAGCAACCGGGAGGCCTCGGAGTCCAACCTGAGGGCCAAGATGTTTGAACAGCTCATGAATCATTATTTTGAAAAAAAAGACGAAGAGGCCCAACTCCTATTTTTAAAACTTATTGCCCTCAATTTTCAGGAATACCTGAACGTCAAGCCCCTCTTTGAACACCTGGCCAGAAAACTGACCTCAAGCCTGCACAGGATGGAACTCCGGAGAGTAGCCAAGGATACGATCGGCCGCCAGATTGCGGAACTGGAAGGAAGCGGGGGCGAGGTATGGGAGGAGCCGGGTTGGCTTGAGAAAGGTAAGGTTACTCCCGCCGGACCGCTGCAATTGGAATTATTAGGGGTAAGCGAAGACCGTATTCGCATAAAAACATTGCCGGAAGATGAAGACGGATTCGAGGTGACATACTTCGATATGCCTTATGTGGACAATAGTACTATAAATGCCATGAGATATTCTGTAGTGCTCGCAGGAATAGACTTAAAAGGGGAAAGGGCTAAGATAAAGATAGTCATTTTCCCGGAGAATTACCTGAGTCCGAGAGACAGGCCGCGCATGGACTGCCTGATTACCGATCTTCTTAAAAACCAGGAGGCGCCTGCCCCTGTAAAGAAGTAATGGAGACTGTTAAGCAGTTCAAGCAGTTCAAGCAGCTCAAACAGATCAAACAGTTTAAACAGCTTAAACGGTTTAAGCTGCTGTATTAAATTCCGTCAAAAGGTGGCTATATGTTTCTCAAAAGAGGGAGCCAGGGCCGCCTGGTAAAAAACCTACAGGAAAGACTTAATGAACTGGGTTATGAAGCCGGGGAGGTTGACGGCTTTTTCGGGCCGAATACGGAAAAGGCGGTTTTAAGATTCCAGCAGGATAAGAAGATAGATGCCGATGGTATCGTAGGCAATCAGACCTGGCAGGCCCTGTTTGCAGAGGCCATACCCGAAACAGCCACTTCTCTGGATACACCGCCTTCTGAGGCATTATGCTTCGATATCTTCGGAGACTTCAGATTGGCCGGCTGGTCTGAACATAACCTGGTGCGCTGCGACCTGTCGGAATGGAAAGATGCCTTCCGCCACGTCTATTACAAGACCGCGACAGAGACCATAAGGATATTTGAACATACAGACTGGTTCGGGTTCCGGACCCACCGCCTTATAGTTCCGCAATTGCGGCTGGCCTTTAAAAACCTGGCCGGGCGCGGCTTATCAAATGATCTCAAGACCTTTGACGGGTGTTTTAACCCCAGACTGAAACGGGGCGGGTCCACCTGGTCCGTCCACTCCTGGGCCATAGCCATAGATGTAAATGCCGCCTGGAATGCCTTTGGGCAAAGAGACTTCGAAATGTCGAAAGAGTTCGCCGCCTGCTTTGAGGACGTTGGCTTCATTTGGGGCGGAAGATGGTCAAAACCGGACGCCATGCACTTCCAGTACTGTATGGACAGGTAGGGTGATTACGGCAGGTATAAAGAACGGCCAGGCGCAGGTGTAAAATGACGGGGGAAAGCGGAGCGCAGATTTTGAAAGGCCCAAGAATGAATACTCTCCAGGAGGTGAAAACATGACAGAATTTGTCGTTAATCCACACCGGTGTGATCCTTATAAGCAATTCAAATTCCGTATCAAGTGGGATGGGAAATATATTGCCGGAGTCTCAAAGGTAAGCGCCCTTAAGCGGATAACCGAGGTCGTGACCCACCGCGAGGGTGGGAGTCCTAATACCGTCCATAAATCGCCGGCACAAACCGTATACGAGCCCATTATTCTCGGCAGAGGCCGGACACACGACCCGGAATTCGAGAAGTGGGCCAATAAAGTCTGGAACCCCGGGGCAGGATCAGGGGCGGAAGTCTCTCTAAAGGACTTCCGGAAGGATATAATTATAGAGCTTTACAATGAGGCCGGGCAGCTTGCTATGGCCTTCACGGTATATCGTTGCTGGCCTTCTGAATACGTGGCCTTGAGTGAGCTCAATGCCAACGACAGCTCCGTGGCGTTTGAGTCCATAACGCTTCAGCACGAAGGCTGGGAGCGTGATTACGAAGTTACCGAGCCTATGGAACCGTCATTCACCGAACCATGAAGGGGGTAAAAAAATGAATGAAAAAGGTAAAAAAAAGAATGAGTTGACGCTGACCGTCAAGGTGCGTCTGGAACAGGCTAAAGGCAAGGAGCTTCCGGAGGTCGTGGTTTACGCCTTTGACCAGACCGGCCAGTTTCTTACCGCTGCCAAACTACCAAAGGGCGAGCAGGCCGAGGTCAGGCTGGATCTACCCATAGGGTTGCGAGGTACAACCGTACGAGCCATTCTCGGTCCACCCCTGGCTGCGGAAGACGAAGATGTGCCATCCTGGATGGCCATACTGATGCGCAGGGGCAAGGAACAAAAGGAAGTACCATCGTCAGCCGTCCTCGTACAGAGGGGGGCATACGAGAAGCGCGCCCGTATGCATACGGAGCACGAGGTGCTCAGTGTAGCGGTTTTTCCCCATGACTGGACAAAGTGGCTTCGATGTTTATGTACGGTGCAGGGTAGAGTAGTCAAACGCATGGCCCTGCCGGACGGCACAACCAAAGACCTGGGTGTCTGTCACGCCTGCGTCAAGATCTATGAGGTGGACAAGTTTCCTAAATTGATTGCGCGTCTGCCGGAGCGTGACCTTTTCCGGCTGAGGGATGATCTGTGGCGCCGCTTCAGGCAGTGGCCTCCCGAAGAATTGCCGTTTGAATACAAACCCAGGGTTTGGCCGTCTCCGCCGCCCCCGCCACCCGAACGTACCCAAATGTCCGGCATCTCCTCTCTCGAAGCTGTCTCAGCCGTGGCCATTAACCCCCAACCTGAACCTCCGATTGAGGCCCTTGGAAAGGGAACAGTAATTACCCCCATAAATAGTCAGATACAGACGGAGCTTGAACCAATCCTCCTCGCCGTATCCGCCACTGAACTGCGGTCGGCCCTGGTTGCCAAGGCAGACATACTGGTCCGTTTCGCCTGTCTCTGGGAATGGCTTTACTCCTATTTCCACACGGACCTGATCAAGTGTGCCTGCACGGATGAACAGGGTCGCTTTCAGACGACCGTCTCGTATCCCTGTGGCGGTGATAAGCCCGATCTCTACTTCAAGGTGATGCAGTGTATCGATGGCGCTTTGCACACCTTATACGACCCGGGGGTGGCATGTCACACCTACTGGAACTACGAATGCGGGAGTGAGGTAACCCTTGAGGTCACCGATCCGGCGGCCAGGGTCTGCGTGCCGACGGATCCTGTAGAAGTGCCGGCCGGCGTCTCTCTCTGGGTGATGCCTTATGCCGTGGGCGGCATCAGTCTGGATCGGATCAAGCCTAACTGGCAAAAGAACCTAACATGGCATGTGGCTGATCCGGATCCCACTAAGCGTGGTCTCACCGATTACGGAAGCATCGTAGATGCCCCGTTCGGCGGCTGGCTCGGTTTCCGTCATGGTTACGCCAGCAGCATTCCCACCCCTGCCCTGTATTACTACCGCTGGCGCTACAAAAAAGAAGGCGAAGCCGAGTGGCACGATTTCAGCGAACCTGTGGTGCGTCACTACGTCAAGGAAATGCCGGGAAAGCTGCCTACCTTCCCGGTCTGCACCCTGGGGCCAAAGGGGGTGGACGGCAAGAACCTGTACCGTTTCAAACCGCATGATCCATCCGAGTGTGGCGATTTTATCCCAGGTGGCACCAATTACTGGCCCACCGATGACTGGTTCGGCGACATCTACACCGGCTTTCTGAATTCACCCGGCCTGCCCGGGGGCGTGGACACCTCGGCCGGTAAGTACAAGATAAAGCTGGAGGTCTATGACCAGGCAGGCAACCGTGTCACTTCCGGGCCGGGGACCTTTCAGTTTATTGTGCCTACGGGCGTGGCAGATGATGGCGTGACCATCGAGACCCGGCTGGCTGATGCCGCCGAAATCGAGAGCGATGGTTTTGTCTTTTATCTGCACATAGACAACCGGAAGTGCACGGCTATCATTGACGCGCCGACTATTGGCGGCGTTTCGGCAGGTGACGTGTGCGGATTCCTCCGCTACACGCCGGGCGATTCCACCCCGGTGCACATCGCCTTCCACGCCGTGCATACGGCCAATTTTGCCACATTCTCTTTTTCGGTCACACGCGGCGCCACTCCGGTGAGCAACGTCGGTGGCGAGGTGGCGGCCGGCTCTGTAGCGGATAAGACCACGGCTCCGTCGGACCACAGTTACACGGGCGACGGCAACGGCAACTTCCAGCATGATTTTCCAACCGGCCGCCTGCTGGGGCCGTGTGCGGAGGCCGCCTTTGCCGAGGTTCTGAACGTGGATGCCAAGGCCACCAATGGCTGGCGGCGGCTTGACGAATATGATGCGGACGCGGTCCGCGCCTTCGCCCTAGCCCCGGAGACAGGCGATGAGACATAATAACCGGAGGATTTCAAATAAGAAGGAGGTAAAAAGCTATGCATAAGCCGAGGTTTTTAAGAAGTCTGGTGTTCATTGGATTAATGGTACTGGCAATGGCAGGCAGTGTTTTTGCCCAGCACGACGTATACCTGGAAACCCCAAATACTGTCCCTTCATATTGTCAGGAAACAAATATCTGGTGTGGTGCGGCCACTACACAGATGATCCTGGAAGGATATCCGGGCGGAACCGAACATCCAT
It encodes the following:
- a CDS encoding peptidoglycan-binding protein translates to MFLKRGSQGRLVKNLQERLNELGYEAGEVDGFFGPNTEKAVLRFQQDKKIDADGIVGNQTWQALFAEAIPETATSLDTPPSEALCFDIFGDFRLAGWSEHNLVRCDLSEWKDAFRHVYYKTATETIRIFEHTDWFGFRTHRLIVPQLRLAFKNLAGRGLSNDLKTFDGCFNPRLKRGGSTWSVHSWAIAIDVNAAWNAFGQRDFEMSKEFAACFEDVGFIWGGRWSKPDAMHFQYCMDR
- a CDS encoding phage tail protein, producing MTEFVVNPHRCDPYKQFKFRIKWDGKYIAGVSKVSALKRITEVVTHREGGSPNTVHKSPAQTVYEPIILGRGRTHDPEFEKWANKVWNPGAGSGAEVSLKDFRKDIIIELYNEAGQLAMAFTVYRCWPSEYVALSELNANDSSVAFESITLQHEGWERDYEVTEPMEPSFTEP